A stretch of the Panicum virgatum strain AP13 chromosome 9N, P.virgatum_v5, whole genome shotgun sequence genome encodes the following:
- the LOC120693276 gene encoding uncharacterized protein LOC120693276 isoform X7, which yields MHLCRFGFKDDYRIWTAHGEIIGDSQVEGGHDERFYETDRMNEMLVELGGDHLPPADEEPTGYAQAFYRMVASADQLVHEDTKHSSLSAVARLIALKSQYNMSIAHFEANLQLIHELLPADSKLPKDFYQSKKLLEGLSMQYIKIDVCYNNCMLYYKENESKEKCDVCGTSRYEEGRNKIPRKVLRYLPIVDRLQKLYAHATTAKLMQSHRPSTSGMMVHPCDGEAWQQFDKDFPDFAIDPRNVRLAFATDGFTPFSLNAAPYSCWPVFVTPLNFPPCSIMKSEYIFSTVSYLYDSAGSQWWS from the coding sequence ATGCATTTGTGTAGATTTGGGTTCAAGGATGATTACAGAATATGGACAGCACATGGTGAGATAATTGGTGATAGTCAGGTTGAAGGTGGACATGATGAGAGATTTTATGAAACTGACCGCATGAATGAAATGTTGGTTGAACTAGGCGGTGACCATTTACCCCCAGCTGATGAGGAACCAACAGGTTATGCGCAAGCTTTTTATAGGATGGTTGCTAGTGCTGATCAGTTAGTCCATGAGGACACAAAACACTCATCTCTTTCAGCTGTAGCACGTCTGATAGCTCTAAAATCACAATACAACATGTCAATTGCACACTTTGAAGCGAACTTGCAGCTGATCCATGAACTTTTGCCTGCTGATTCTAAGTTGCCTAAGGACTTTTACCAATCAAAGAAATTATTAGAGGGCCTTAGTATGCAGTATATCAAAATTGATGTTTGTTATAACAACTGCATGCTTTATTACAAAGAGAATGAAAGCAAAGAGAAGTGTGATGTTTGTGGTACCTCACGTTATGAGGAAGGCCGTAACAAAATCCCACGTAAGGTGTTGCGGTATCTTCCCATTGTTGATAGACTACAAAAGTTATATGCACATGCAACCACAGCAAAGCTAATGCAGTCTCACAGACCTAGCACTTCTGGCATGATGGTTCACCCGTGTGATGGAGAAGCATGGCAGCAATTTGATAAAGATTTTCCAGATTTTGCTATAGACCCTAGAAATGTGCGTCTTGCTTTTGCAACAGATGGCTTTACACCCTTTAGTTTGAATGCAGCTCCTTACTCATGTTGGCCCGTGTTTGTTACTCCATTGAATTTTCCACCATGCTCAATCATGAAATCAGAGTACATATTTTCCACCGTTAGCTACTTGTATGACAGTGCTGGTAGTCAGTGGTGGAGCTAG
- the LOC120693276 gene encoding arginine/serine-rich coiled-coil protein 2-like isoform X1 — translation MNSKRRSHSPVEYEGRDKDYETSGRKDNSRDLEESKDTRLGRGHDSGRHIDRHSFGTSRDSKRHDDYRRYHDKYSDDHSRSHLRASRSDLESRADTNYDHSKCDYTSGRSRGDQRDVDSRYGERSVSRDQRSINERRKQDSRRAYQRNDIGEYNKYTDARKQEYRDYGDDRDHCRVVDKDKETIKEDEVLKKRDGKKIEKEALVEIREKRRGMFSSSGMNTDNPGVMNSTDAKLSSVTNETSDNSAATLDDGVNAAKVAAMKAAELVNRNIAAFGAGTGRLSTDQKKKLLWGNKKSNPSEEISNHWDLNLFPDHERQEKFNKLMGVRSSGPVQEKKVENMDGSSDEAKKLEELDTNLEKHYIAGLRRRDGRTVGLGL, via the exons ATGAATTCCAAGCGTAGGAGTCATAGTCCAGTTGAATACGAGGGTCGTGATAAAGATTATGAGACTTCAGGAAGAAAGGATAACTCAAGAGATCTAGAAGAGTCAAAAGATACTAGATTAGGAAGAGGTCATGATTCGGGTAGGCACATTGATAGGCATTCCTTTGGAACATCGCGTGACTCCAAGAGGCATGATGACTATAGGAGGTACCATGATAAGTACAGTGATGATCATAGTAGGAGCCATCTGAGAGCCTCTCGGTCAGATCTCGAATCAAGGGCTGATACCAATTATGATCACTCAAAGTGTGACTACACATCTGGTAGATCACGTGGTGACCAGCGAGATGTTGATAGTAGGTATGGAGAGAGATCTGTCAGTCGAGATCAGCGGAGCATAAATGAAAGAAGAAAGCAAGACTCCCGTCGTGCCTATCAAAGGAATGATATTGGAGAGTACAACAAATATACAGATGCAAGAAAACAAGAGTACAGAGATTATGGAGATGATAGAGATCATTGCAGGGTTGTTGATAAGGACAAGGAAACCATTAAGGAGGATGAAGTCCTGAAGAAGAGAGATGGAAAGAAAATTGAGAAAGAAGCTTTGGTTGAAATTAGGGAGAAGAGAAGAGGTATGTTCAGTTCATCTGGGATGAATACCGATAACCCAGGGG TTATGAATTCTACAGATGCTAAACTATCCTCAGTGACAAATGAAACCTCGGATAACTCTGCAGCGACCTTAGATGATGGTGTGAATGCAGCTAAAGTTGCAGCTATGAAAGCCGCCGAATTAG TGAATAGGAATATTGCTGCATTTGGTGCTGGAACTGGGCGCCTATCCACTGATCAGAAGAAAAAGCTTCTTTGGGGCAACAAAAAGAGCAATCCTTCGGAGGAG ATAAGTAATCACTGGGACTTAAATTTGTTTCCTGATCATGAACGCCAAGAGAAATTTAACAAACTCATG GGTGTGAGGAGCAGTGGTCCGGTTCAGGAGAAAAAGGTTGAGAACATGGACGGGAGCTCAGACGAAGCCAAGAAGCTGGAGGAGCTCGATACCAACCTGGAGAAGCATTATATAGCAGGACTCCGCCGAAGAGATGGCAGGACCGTTGGTCTTGGCCTCTAG
- the LOC120693276 gene encoding arginine/serine-rich coiled-coil protein 2-like isoform X4, which yields MNSKRRSHSPVEYEGRDKDYETSGRKDNSRDLEESKDTRLGRGHDSGRHIDRHSFGTSRDSKRHDDYRRYHDKYSDDHSRSHLRASRSDLESRADTNYDHSKCDYTSGRSRGDQRDVDSRYGERSVSRDQRSINERRKQDSRRAYQRNDIGEYNKYTDARKQEYRDYGDDRDHCRVVDKDKETIKEDEVLKKRDGKKIEKEALVEIREKRRGMFSSSGMNTDNPGVMNSTDAKLSSVTNETSDNSAATLDDGVNAAKVAAMKAAELVNRNIAAFGAGTGRLSTDQKKKLLWGNKKSNPSEEISNHWDLNLFPDHERQEKFNKLMSLRMPWWLWPIAGCEEQWSGSGEKG from the exons ATGAATTCCAAGCGTAGGAGTCATAGTCCAGTTGAATACGAGGGTCGTGATAAAGATTATGAGACTTCAGGAAGAAAGGATAACTCAAGAGATCTAGAAGAGTCAAAAGATACTAGATTAGGAAGAGGTCATGATTCGGGTAGGCACATTGATAGGCATTCCTTTGGAACATCGCGTGACTCCAAGAGGCATGATGACTATAGGAGGTACCATGATAAGTACAGTGATGATCATAGTAGGAGCCATCTGAGAGCCTCTCGGTCAGATCTCGAATCAAGGGCTGATACCAATTATGATCACTCAAAGTGTGACTACACATCTGGTAGATCACGTGGTGACCAGCGAGATGTTGATAGTAGGTATGGAGAGAGATCTGTCAGTCGAGATCAGCGGAGCATAAATGAAAGAAGAAAGCAAGACTCCCGTCGTGCCTATCAAAGGAATGATATTGGAGAGTACAACAAATATACAGATGCAAGAAAACAAGAGTACAGAGATTATGGAGATGATAGAGATCATTGCAGGGTTGTTGATAAGGACAAGGAAACCATTAAGGAGGATGAAGTCCTGAAGAAGAGAGATGGAAAGAAAATTGAGAAAGAAGCTTTGGTTGAAATTAGGGAGAAGAGAAGAGGTATGTTCAGTTCATCTGGGATGAATACCGATAACCCAGGGG TTATGAATTCTACAGATGCTAAACTATCCTCAGTGACAAATGAAACCTCGGATAACTCTGCAGCGACCTTAGATGATGGTGTGAATGCAGCTAAAGTTGCAGCTATGAAAGCCGCCGAATTAG TGAATAGGAATATTGCTGCATTTGGTGCTGGAACTGGGCGCCTATCCACTGATCAGAAGAAAAAGCTTCTTTGGGGCAACAAAAAGAGCAATCCTTCGGAGGAG ATAAGTAATCACTGGGACTTAAATTTGTTTCCTGATCATGAACGCCAAGAGAAATTTAACAAACTCATG AGTCTGAGGATGCCTTGGTGGCTATGGCCTATTGCAGGGTGTGAGGAGCAGTGGTCCGGTTCAGGAGAAAAAGGTTGA
- the LOC120693276 gene encoding arginine/serine-rich coiled-coil protein 2-like isoform X5: MNSKRRSHSPVEYEGRDKDYETSGRKDNSRDLEESKDTRLGRGHDSGRHIDRHSFGTSRDSKRHDDYRRYHDKYSDDHSRSHLRASRSDLESRADTNYDHSKCDYTSGRSRGDQRDVDSRYGERSVSRDQRSINERRKQDSRRAYQRNDIGEYNKYTDARKQEYRDYGDDRDHCRVVDKDKETIKEDEVLKKRDGKKIEKEALVEIREKRRDAKLSSVTNETSDNSAATLDDGVNAAKVAAMKAAELVNRNIAAFGAGTGRLSTDQKKKLLWGNKKSNPSEEISNHWDLNLFPDHERQEKFNKLMSLRMPWWLWPIAGCEEQWSGSGEKG, from the exons ATGAATTCCAAGCGTAGGAGTCATAGTCCAGTTGAATACGAGGGTCGTGATAAAGATTATGAGACTTCAGGAAGAAAGGATAACTCAAGAGATCTAGAAGAGTCAAAAGATACTAGATTAGGAAGAGGTCATGATTCGGGTAGGCACATTGATAGGCATTCCTTTGGAACATCGCGTGACTCCAAGAGGCATGATGACTATAGGAGGTACCATGATAAGTACAGTGATGATCATAGTAGGAGCCATCTGAGAGCCTCTCGGTCAGATCTCGAATCAAGGGCTGATACCAATTATGATCACTCAAAGTGTGACTACACATCTGGTAGATCACGTGGTGACCAGCGAGATGTTGATAGTAGGTATGGAGAGAGATCTGTCAGTCGAGATCAGCGGAGCATAAATGAAAGAAGAAAGCAAGACTCCCGTCGTGCCTATCAAAGGAATGATATTGGAGAGTACAACAAATATACAGATGCAAGAAAACAAGAGTACAGAGATTATGGAGATGATAGAGATCATTGCAGGGTTGTTGATAAGGACAAGGAAACCATTAAGGAGGATGAAGTCCTGAAGAAGAGAGATGGAAAGAAAATTGAGAAAGAAGCTTTGGTTGAAATTAGGGAGAAGAGAAGAG ATGCTAAACTATCCTCAGTGACAAATGAAACCTCGGATAACTCTGCAGCGACCTTAGATGATGGTGTGAATGCAGCTAAAGTTGCAGCTATGAAAGCCGCCGAATTAG TGAATAGGAATATTGCTGCATTTGGTGCTGGAACTGGGCGCCTATCCACTGATCAGAAGAAAAAGCTTCTTTGGGGCAACAAAAAGAGCAATCCTTCGGAGGAG ATAAGTAATCACTGGGACTTAAATTTGTTTCCTGATCATGAACGCCAAGAGAAATTTAACAAACTCATG AGTCTGAGGATGCCTTGGTGGCTATGGCCTATTGCAGGGTGTGAGGAGCAGTGGTCCGGTTCAGGAGAAAAAGGTTGA
- the LOC120693276 gene encoding arginine/serine-rich coiled-coil protein 2-like isoform X2, which translates to MNSKRRSHSPVEYEGRDKDYETSGRKDNSRDLEESKDTRLGRGHDSGRHIDRHSFGTSRDSKRHDDYRRYHDKYSDDHSRSHLRASRSDLESRADTNYDHSKCDYTSGRSRGDQRDVDSRYGERSVSRDQRSINERRKQDSRRAYQRNDIGEYNKYTDARKQEYRDYGDDRDHCRVVDKDKETIKEDEVLKKRDGKKIEKEALVEIREKRRGMFSSSGMNTDNPGDAKLSSVTNETSDNSAATLDDGVNAAKVAAMKAAELVNRNIAAFGAGTGRLSTDQKKKLLWGNKKSNPSEEISNHWDLNLFPDHERQEKFNKLMGVRSSGPVQEKKVENMDGSSDEAKKLEELDTNLEKHYIAGLRRRDGRTVGLGL; encoded by the exons ATGAATTCCAAGCGTAGGAGTCATAGTCCAGTTGAATACGAGGGTCGTGATAAAGATTATGAGACTTCAGGAAGAAAGGATAACTCAAGAGATCTAGAAGAGTCAAAAGATACTAGATTAGGAAGAGGTCATGATTCGGGTAGGCACATTGATAGGCATTCCTTTGGAACATCGCGTGACTCCAAGAGGCATGATGACTATAGGAGGTACCATGATAAGTACAGTGATGATCATAGTAGGAGCCATCTGAGAGCCTCTCGGTCAGATCTCGAATCAAGGGCTGATACCAATTATGATCACTCAAAGTGTGACTACACATCTGGTAGATCACGTGGTGACCAGCGAGATGTTGATAGTAGGTATGGAGAGAGATCTGTCAGTCGAGATCAGCGGAGCATAAATGAAAGAAGAAAGCAAGACTCCCGTCGTGCCTATCAAAGGAATGATATTGGAGAGTACAACAAATATACAGATGCAAGAAAACAAGAGTACAGAGATTATGGAGATGATAGAGATCATTGCAGGGTTGTTGATAAGGACAAGGAAACCATTAAGGAGGATGAAGTCCTGAAGAAGAGAGATGGAAAGAAAATTGAGAAAGAAGCTTTGGTTGAAATTAGGGAGAAGAGAAGAGGTATGTTCAGTTCATCTGGGATGAATACCGATAACCCAGGGG ATGCTAAACTATCCTCAGTGACAAATGAAACCTCGGATAACTCTGCAGCGACCTTAGATGATGGTGTGAATGCAGCTAAAGTTGCAGCTATGAAAGCCGCCGAATTAG TGAATAGGAATATTGCTGCATTTGGTGCTGGAACTGGGCGCCTATCCACTGATCAGAAGAAAAAGCTTCTTTGGGGCAACAAAAAGAGCAATCCTTCGGAGGAG ATAAGTAATCACTGGGACTTAAATTTGTTTCCTGATCATGAACGCCAAGAGAAATTTAACAAACTCATG GGTGTGAGGAGCAGTGGTCCGGTTCAGGAGAAAAAGGTTGAGAACATGGACGGGAGCTCAGACGAAGCCAAGAAGCTGGAGGAGCTCGATACCAACCTGGAGAAGCATTATATAGCAGGACTCCGCCGAAGAGATGGCAGGACCGTTGGTCTTGGCCTCTAG
- the LOC120693276 gene encoding splicing factor U2af large subunit A-like isoform X8, giving the protein MNSKRRSHSPVEYEGRDKDYETSGRKDNSRDLEESKDTRLGRGHDSGRHIDRHSFGTSRDSKRHDDYRRYHDKYSDDHSRSHLRASRSDLESRADTNYDHSKCDYTSGRSRGDQRDVDSRYGERSVSRDQRSINERRKQDSRRAYQRNDIGEYNKYTDARKQEYRDYGDDRDHCRVVDKDKETIKEDEVLKKRDGKKIEKEALVEIREKRRGMFSSSGMNTDNPGVMNSTDAKLSSVTNETSDNSAATLDDGVNAAKVAAMKAAELAINNAAWHKEKGKLFFLILMG; this is encoded by the exons ATGAATTCCAAGCGTAGGAGTCATAGTCCAGTTGAATACGAGGGTCGTGATAAAGATTATGAGACTTCAGGAAGAAAGGATAACTCAAGAGATCTAGAAGAGTCAAAAGATACTAGATTAGGAAGAGGTCATGATTCGGGTAGGCACATTGATAGGCATTCCTTTGGAACATCGCGTGACTCCAAGAGGCATGATGACTATAGGAGGTACCATGATAAGTACAGTGATGATCATAGTAGGAGCCATCTGAGAGCCTCTCGGTCAGATCTCGAATCAAGGGCTGATACCAATTATGATCACTCAAAGTGTGACTACACATCTGGTAGATCACGTGGTGACCAGCGAGATGTTGATAGTAGGTATGGAGAGAGATCTGTCAGTCGAGATCAGCGGAGCATAAATGAAAGAAGAAAGCAAGACTCCCGTCGTGCCTATCAAAGGAATGATATTGGAGAGTACAACAAATATACAGATGCAAGAAAACAAGAGTACAGAGATTATGGAGATGATAGAGATCATTGCAGGGTTGTTGATAAGGACAAGGAAACCATTAAGGAGGATGAAGTCCTGAAGAAGAGAGATGGAAAGAAAATTGAGAAAGAAGCTTTGGTTGAAATTAGGGAGAAGAGAAGAGGTATGTTCAGTTCATCTGGGATGAATACCGATAACCCAGGGG TTATGAATTCTACAGATGCTAAACTATCCTCAGTGACAAATGAAACCTCGGATAACTCTGCAGCGACCTTAGATGATGGTGTGAATGCAGCTAAAGTTGCAGCTATGAAAGCCGCCGAATTAG CTATCAACAATGCTGCTTGGCataaagaaaagggaaaattgtttttcttgattttgatGGGATGA
- the LOC120693276 gene encoding arginine/serine-rich coiled-coil protein 2-like isoform X3 — protein MNSKRRSHSPVEYEGRDKDYETSGRKDNSRDLEESKDTRLGRGHDSGRHIDRHSFGTSRDSKRHDDYRRYHDKYSDDHSRSHLRASRSDLESRADTNYDHSKCDYTSGRSRGDQRDVDSRYGERSVSRDQRSINERRKQDSRRAYQRNDIGEYNKYTDARKQEYRDYGDDRDHCRVVDKDKETIKEDEVLKKRDGKKIEKEALVEIREKRRDAKLSSVTNETSDNSAATLDDGVNAAKVAAMKAAELVNRNIAAFGAGTGRLSTDQKKKLLWGNKKSNPSEEISNHWDLNLFPDHERQEKFNKLMGVRSSGPVQEKKVENMDGSSDEAKKLEELDTNLEKHYIAGLRRRDGRTVGLGL, from the exons ATGAATTCCAAGCGTAGGAGTCATAGTCCAGTTGAATACGAGGGTCGTGATAAAGATTATGAGACTTCAGGAAGAAAGGATAACTCAAGAGATCTAGAAGAGTCAAAAGATACTAGATTAGGAAGAGGTCATGATTCGGGTAGGCACATTGATAGGCATTCCTTTGGAACATCGCGTGACTCCAAGAGGCATGATGACTATAGGAGGTACCATGATAAGTACAGTGATGATCATAGTAGGAGCCATCTGAGAGCCTCTCGGTCAGATCTCGAATCAAGGGCTGATACCAATTATGATCACTCAAAGTGTGACTACACATCTGGTAGATCACGTGGTGACCAGCGAGATGTTGATAGTAGGTATGGAGAGAGATCTGTCAGTCGAGATCAGCGGAGCATAAATGAAAGAAGAAAGCAAGACTCCCGTCGTGCCTATCAAAGGAATGATATTGGAGAGTACAACAAATATACAGATGCAAGAAAACAAGAGTACAGAGATTATGGAGATGATAGAGATCATTGCAGGGTTGTTGATAAGGACAAGGAAACCATTAAGGAGGATGAAGTCCTGAAGAAGAGAGATGGAAAGAAAATTGAGAAAGAAGCTTTGGTTGAAATTAGGGAGAAGAGAAGAG ATGCTAAACTATCCTCAGTGACAAATGAAACCTCGGATAACTCTGCAGCGACCTTAGATGATGGTGTGAATGCAGCTAAAGTTGCAGCTATGAAAGCCGCCGAATTAG TGAATAGGAATATTGCTGCATTTGGTGCTGGAACTGGGCGCCTATCCACTGATCAGAAGAAAAAGCTTCTTTGGGGCAACAAAAAGAGCAATCCTTCGGAGGAG ATAAGTAATCACTGGGACTTAAATTTGTTTCCTGATCATGAACGCCAAGAGAAATTTAACAAACTCATG GGTGTGAGGAGCAGTGGTCCGGTTCAGGAGAAAAAGGTTGAGAACATGGACGGGAGCTCAGACGAAGCCAAGAAGCTGGAGGAGCTCGATACCAACCTGGAGAAGCATTATATAGCAGGACTCCGCCGAAGAGATGGCAGGACCGTTGGTCTTGGCCTCTAG
- the LOC120693276 gene encoding arginine/serine-rich coiled-coil protein 2-like isoform X6, translating into MNSKRRSHSPVEYEGRDKDYETSGRKDNSRDLEESKDTRLGRGHDSGRHIDRHSFGTSRDSKRHDDYRRYHDKYSDDHSRSHLRASRSDLESRADTNYDHSKCDYTSGRSRGDQRDVDSRYGERSVSRDQRSINERRKQDSRRAYQRNDIGEYNKYTDARKQEYRDYGDDRDHCRVVDKDKETIKEDEVLKKRDGKKIEKEALVEIREKRRATLDDGVNAAKVAAMKAAELVNRNIAAFGAGTGRLSTDQKKKLLWGNKKSNPSEEISNHWDLNLFPDHERQEKFNKLMSLRMPWWLWPIAGCEEQWSGSGEKG; encoded by the exons ATGAATTCCAAGCGTAGGAGTCATAGTCCAGTTGAATACGAGGGTCGTGATAAAGATTATGAGACTTCAGGAAGAAAGGATAACTCAAGAGATCTAGAAGAGTCAAAAGATACTAGATTAGGAAGAGGTCATGATTCGGGTAGGCACATTGATAGGCATTCCTTTGGAACATCGCGTGACTCCAAGAGGCATGATGACTATAGGAGGTACCATGATAAGTACAGTGATGATCATAGTAGGAGCCATCTGAGAGCCTCTCGGTCAGATCTCGAATCAAGGGCTGATACCAATTATGATCACTCAAAGTGTGACTACACATCTGGTAGATCACGTGGTGACCAGCGAGATGTTGATAGTAGGTATGGAGAGAGATCTGTCAGTCGAGATCAGCGGAGCATAAATGAAAGAAGAAAGCAAGACTCCCGTCGTGCCTATCAAAGGAATGATATTGGAGAGTACAACAAATATACAGATGCAAGAAAACAAGAGTACAGAGATTATGGAGATGATAGAGATCATTGCAGGGTTGTTGATAAGGACAAGGAAACCATTAAGGAGGATGAAGTCCTGAAGAAGAGAGATGGAAAGAAAATTGAGAAAGAAGCTTTGGTTGAAATTAGGGAGAAGAGAAGAG CGACCTTAGATGATGGTGTGAATGCAGCTAAAGTTGCAGCTATGAAAGCCGCCGAATTAG TGAATAGGAATATTGCTGCATTTGGTGCTGGAACTGGGCGCCTATCCACTGATCAGAAGAAAAAGCTTCTTTGGGGCAACAAAAAGAGCAATCCTTCGGAGGAG ATAAGTAATCACTGGGACTTAAATTTGTTTCCTGATCATGAACGCCAAGAGAAATTTAACAAACTCATG AGTCTGAGGATGCCTTGGTGGCTATGGCCTATTGCAGGGTGTGAGGAGCAGTGGTCCGGTTCAGGAGAAAAAGGTTGA